The DNA sequence CGTTGCATTGTTCTAGCTGAGCTTCTAAATCGGACTGGCGCAGACTCTCAGGTCCCACCTCTTCCTGATAGGCTTCCGGAAAGCGCCGGACCGCTTCTTTAACCTCTTCCAGATAACGGCGGGCACCATCCTTGTGAGGAACAATAACGGTTTCCACATGGTCACGCAAGGAATCGTAACTCATTCCCTTTAATTCCGATCCGCTCTCTAAAAGGCGGTTGATGGCACTGTCCAGCTGATCCAAAGCTGATAAGGCTTGGTCAACCATCGCAGCCACACTGTCTGCCTGTGCCAGAGACAATTCTAAATACATATCAATACTCATGATGAGACCTCCCCTGTGATGTTAATCCGACGGCGTTCCCTGTCTATGTCGTCCAAGCGTCCAAGTATTTGAGAACGGTCTTTGAACAGGGTCTCACGGTCGGTTTCTAAAGCCATCGATAGTTTTCTGTTGTGTTTGGTCCAGCTATCTGAAAACTCCTCAAAATCATAGGACAAGGTCAAAAGCGCGGAAACCTTGCGTTTATAACTGTCAAACCACTCTTCCTGAGATTCAACATATATTTTTTTCGCGCCCAAATCACTTTCTTTGGTCTCAAGTGCGATCTTTTCTTGTCGGAGTTCTTCCAAGCGGTCGGTGCTGGCCTGACGCTTTTCTTCCTTGGTCTGGGCTTTGGCATAAGCTTTTTGAGCAGCAGTTAATTGGTCTGCTGACTGAGCACCAGTCTTTTGGGAAGAGGTGGCTTTGGCATAGTGAGCCTGAAATCTTTCCTTGTCCTCCTTTAAACGCTGGGCCATCCACTCATTCCAGCGTCTGGCTTCCTCAGGGGTCGGCATCCGAACCCCATCATCTTCCTCATCAGGAACGTTTAAAAACGGCGGCTTAGCCGGATTGGGCTTGGATGAAGCTGAGGGTTGCTTAGACACTGAGGAAGGCTTCGACAGGACTGGTGCTTGATCCAATTTAGATGATGATGACGAAACGGATGAGACAACCGATGTTGGTGACGGAACAAGCTGAGGATTTGATGGTATAGAGACAGCTTGGACTGGCGAGGCCGACTGAATCGGGATGGTACCTACAGCCGATACCGGAGAACCATTTCCGCTATTTATCGGATAACTCTCTACTGGCTGGCCGACGGTCAGCTCAACTGACCGATTGGCCGGTTGAGACACTGGGGAAGCAAAGGCAGATTGAGCGGTCCAATACTGAGAAGGCTGGGCAGAGCTTGAAAGCGGCTAACCAGTCTGGCCCAGTCCTTGAACAGATTGTGGAGCTGGTTTCATCTGTTGGGGTTGGTGAAAAACTGGGTACGGGCCATTAGGGGTGACAGCTGAACGTCGGAAGAGTTGTTTCAAAAACTGAAACATAGGGCATTACCTCATAATATTTGGGCATGGAGACTCTGAGTAGCGGATTGATCGGCACTCTCAAAGCCTGCCGCAATACTTTTAAAACTGTCAGAGAGAGCAGATAGGTTGGTGCTGAGCTCCTTAACAGTCGCTGCTGCTTCTGAAATGGCTTCATGGGCTTTAGCGTTGCCAGAAACGGTGGTTTGATCATCGGTTCCGGCTTCATTGATACCGCTTAAGTTCCCTTCAACACTGTGAAGAGCGCTGGTATGGCTGTTGACAGCGGCCATGTGACTTTGAATCGTAGACATCGCTTGTTTTCCTTCCTTAAAAAAATATTATAGTTTTATTTTACCGACATCTTTCTATCTGTCAAGAGATTTAAGGAATTTGGAAGATTTGATTTAAGAGAAAATAGGATATTAAAAAATGCAGATTCTATTAAGAACCTACATTTTATTAAGCCACATTAAATATTCGCCCACACACTATCTAAAATGTTGGTTTGGTCGCGGTCCGGTCCGACTGAGAAAGTCGAAATGCGGACACCGACCAATTCACCGACACGGCGAACGTAGTTGCGAGCAGCTTCCGGCAGTTCATCGAGACTGCGGCAACCAGTAATGTCTTCTGACCACCCCGGCAATTCTTCATAGATTGGCTGACAGCGTTTGAGCTGTTCCAAGCTAGCTGGGTAGTGGTCAATGCGTTCACCGTCTAAATCGTAAGCGACACAGATTTTCACCGTATCTAAGCCCGATAAAACATCAATAGAATTCAGCGAAAGATTGGTAATCCCTGAAACCCGGCGGCTATGGCGCATGACAACGGAGTCAAACCAGCCAACCCGGCGCGGGCGACCTGTTGTTGTCCCATATTCATGGCCAATCTCCCGAATACGATCACCCGTTTCATCATTTAATTCTGTCGGGAAAGGACCATCTCCGACACGACTGGTATAAGCCTTGCAGACTCCGACAACCTTGTTAATCTTGCTTGGTCCGACACCAGAACCGATGGTCACTCCTCCGGCAACGGGATTGGATGAGGTGACAAAAGGATAGGTTCCTTGGTCGATATCCAGCATAACTCCTTGTGCTCCTTCGAAAAGAACGCGTTTGCCGCTGTCAAGGGCATCATTCAATATGACAGAAGTATCTGTGACATAGTCCTTAATGATTTGACCATAGTCATAGTATTCTTGGAAAATATCCTCAAATTGAAGGGGAGAACATTCATACATCTTTTCAAAGAGCCGATTTTTTTCAGCTAAATTAACTTTTAAACGTTCTGCAAAAATGTCTTTGTCTAAAAGATCGGCAATACGAATCCCGACACGGGCCGCTTTGTCCATATAAGCAGGGCCGATACCCTTGTTGGTTGTTCCGATTTTATTATCTCCCTTAGCGGCCTCCTGCAGCTGGTCCAATTTAATATGATAAGGGAGAATAACATGGGCCCGATCCGAAATGCGTAAGTTATCAGTGCTGACACCTTCTGCATGAAGATAATCTAACTCTTTCACCAAAGACTTAGGATTGATCACAACACCATTGCCAATAACTGCCAGTTTTTCTGGGAAGAAGATTCCTGATGGAATCAAGTGAAGCTTGAACTTCTTGCCATCAATCACAATAGTGTGACCAGCGTTATCACCCCCCTGATAGCGGGCGATGACCTCTGCATCCTGACTCAAAAAATCTGTAATTTTTCCCTTACCTTCGTCTCCCCACTGGGTTCTGACGACTACTACTGATGTCATATAAATACTTTGGAGGGGCTGAATAAGACCCTCTCACCTTTCTGGAAAATAGACGATAGGACTTTCACCTATCAGCTTTCTACAACATCTTATTATAGGAAATTTCTGACTTTTTTTCAAGATTTGGTCAATGAAATTGGCTAAAAGTGAAGGAAAAACTTTTTATGGAAAGTTCTAAAATGAAGTTAGCCACCTAAGAGTATCAAAAAACATCTCAGAGAGATATAATTGTAATCACCACAATAACAATTAGAAAGACTCTGAGATGCAAAACTATTATACACCAAAAAGTAAACATTTGACACTAACTGAACGTAGAATAATTGAACGTTGGCTTCAAGAAGGGCTCTCAAATCGTGAAATCGCTAGGAGATTGGCTAAAGCTCCTCAAACCATTCACAACGAAGTCAAACGTGGTCAGGTTAGACAACAAGTGCGTAAAGGAAAATTTGAGGTGATCTACTCAGCTGACTTCGCCCAAAAAGCCTATCAAAACAATCGTAAACGTTCTGTTAAACAAGTCTCCCTGACCAAGGGACTCAAAGAAAAGATAACTCACTACATCAAACAGAAATATTCTCCTGAGATGATAGTAAAGGCAAAAGGATTACCTGTTCCCATCTCCACTATTTACTACTGGATTCATCATGGACACTTAGGATTGACTAAAGCTGACATGCTTTATCCTCGCAAGGAGAAAACTAAGAAAAAGCATGCCAGTCCCAACTTTAAGCCAGCTGGAAAGTCTATCGAGGAACGACCAGAAAGCATTAACAAGCGTGAGAATGTTGGTGATTTTGAAATTGATACGGTTATTCAAACTCGGGCAAAAAACGAGTGCCTGTTGACTCTAACGGATAGAAAGAGTCGTTATCAAATCATTCGACTCATTCCCGATAAGTCCACGTCTTCAGTCAATCAAGCTCTGAAAGCAATCCTCAGGGATTATCAAATTAACTCTATCACAGCTGATAACGGGGCTGAATTCAGTCGTTTAGCAGAAGTTTTTGACCCTGCTCATATCTACTATGCCCACCCCTATTCTTCTTGGGAGCGTGGAACTAATGAGAATCATAATAGACTCATCCGGCGCTGGTTGCCTAAGGGAAGCAAAAATGCGACTCAACAACAAGTCGCATTTATTGAAAACTGGATTAACAACTATCCAAAGAAACTATTCAATTATAAATCTCCTAAAGAGTTTTTACAGACTGGCTAACTTGAACTTGAAATTTAGTGAAAAACTTTTTATAATATCATTTTGTAAGTAAAAACCGAACTTTCTAGTTTTTTCTTCCTGATGAAACCATTTCTCCTGCCATAAGAAAAAACTATGACTAATCTATAGCCAACGTTTGAATGCCAAGGTATTTCGTTGTATAGTGGGGATAGACTGATTATTTCATTTAATAGGATATAAGAACTGCTAGAAGAGGAGATTTTATGACTGTCGACCAAATCCTACAAAATAGCTCCACCAGCCTTCCCATTCTCCAAGGGACTTTTGGACTGGAACATGAAAGTCTGAGGATTGACCGCCAAAGCAACCACCTGTCCCAAAGATCCCACCCTGATCGGCTGGGCTCACGCAATTTTCATCCCTATATTCAGACCGACTACAGCGAGCCTCAGATTGAACTGATTACACCAATCAGCCAATCGACCAAGGAAGCACGCCGCTTTTTGCGGGCTATCACAGATGTCGCTGGCCGTTCCATCGCTAAAGAAGACTATCTCTGGCCTCTATCTATGCCACCGCAGGTTAGCGAAGACGAGATCGTTATTGCTCACTTAGAGGATGCTTTTGAACGGGAATATCGGGAGCATCTCGCTAAAGTCTACGGTAAAAGATTGCAGACTATCTCAGGTATTCATTATAATTTTGGGCTGGGAACGGATTTATTGAACCAGCTTTTCCAGCAAAGTAATTATCAGGATTTGGTTGCCTTTAAAAATGATCTTTATCTCAAGCTGGCCCAAAACTTTATCAAGTACCGCTGGTTCCTGACCTATCTTTATGGAGCAAGTCCGATTGCGGAAAAAGGCTTCTTTGACCACGATTGGGATAGCCCTGTTCGCTCTATTCGCAACAGTTCACTGGGTTATGTTAACCATGAATCTGTCAAAATTTCCTACAGCAGCCTAAAACAGTATGTGGCAGACATCGAGGCCTGTGTGGCTGATGGGCGGCTGATTGCAGAAAAAGAATTTTACTCGCCGGTTCGCCTGCGCGGATCAAAACGCAGCCGAGACTTTTTGGAACGAGGGATTACTTATTTAGAATTTCGCTGCTTTGACATTGATCCCTTTGACCAGCAGGGAATTGCTCAAGAAACATTGGACACCGTTCACCTTCTGGTCCTAGCCCTGCTCTGGTTGGATGGTCCCGAAGCTGTTGATAAGGAACTGGCTGCTGCTGAAAAGCTAAATGAACACATTGCCAAGGCAAATCCTTTGGAGCCCCTGCCTAATCAGGCCCCTATCGAGGACCTGCTGCAGGCCATGCGAGCCGTTATTGAACACTTTAGCCTACCTCCTTATTATAGCCAGCTGGTCGACCAGCTGGAAACCCAATTGGCGGATCCTCGTTTGACTATTGGCGGCAGACTAGCTAAGGAAATCAAAGGGGCCTCTTTAGAAGAATTTGGCCGCAAACAAGGACAGACTTTCAGCAATCTAGCTTGGCAGGCGCCTTATGCTCTCAAGGGTTTTGAGACGATGGAACTATCAACCCAGCTTATCATGTTTGATGTCATTCAAAAGGGGATTCAGCTGGAAATCTTGGACGAAAGTGATCAATTCCTCAAATTGACCCTTGGCGATCATACCGAATATGTCAAAAATGGGAATATGACCTCTAAGGATAGCTATATTGTTCCCTTGGCCATGGAAAATAAAACCGTCACTAAAAAAATTCTGCGACAGGCTGGCTTTCCAGTTCCAGAGGGGGCCGAATTCCATTGCTTAGAGGAGGCTCTTGATGATTTTGCCCGTTTCAGTCATACGAAGGGGATCGTCATCAAACCTAAGAGTACAAATTTTGGGCTGGGTATCTCTATTTTTAAAGACAATGTCAGTCAAGATGATTATACCAAGGCTGTGAAGCTGGCTTTTGCGGAAGACGACAGCATTTTGGTTGAGGACTATGTTGCTGGAACTGAGTATCGCTTCTTTGTTTTAGAAGGGGAGACATTGGCTGTTCTTTTACGGCAGCCAGCCAATATCATTGGCGATGGACACTCTACCATCAAAAAGCTGGTTGACAAGAAAAACAGCAATCCTCTGCGCGGCACTGGCCACCGTTCACCCTTAGAAAAAATTGAGCTGGGAGAGATTGAACGGCTCATGTTAGAACAGCAAGGTTACACGCTTGACAGTATCCCAGACAAGGATAGCCGCATTAATCTGAGAGAGAATTCCAACATTTCAACTGGCGGAGATTCGATTGACATGACCGAGCAGATGCATCCCAGTTACCTAGAATTAGCTGCTCAAATGGCAGAAGCTATGGACGCCTGGGTCTGCGGTGTGGATCTCATCATCCCTGATTATCGAGAGCCCTATTCCAAAGAGGCTGCCAACGCTACCTGTATCGAGCTCAACTTCAACCCTCTCATGTATATGCACACCTACTGTGCTCAAGGGCCCGGACAGATTGTTTCAACTCGAGTTATTGAAAAACTTTTTCCAGAACTATAAGACCGCGACGCTAATATCATAAACAAAAAATTCCTAGCAGTTTGATGAACTGTTAGGAATTTTTATGATACTTATAGAAAGGGACGGAATGTAGGCACCCTTTTATAGCTTTGCTTTAACCCATAAAATCTTTGATATCTTCTGGTGTTAATGATGAATCACAAACGACTTTTACAGAACCATTTTGAGAGACCAAAAGTCCGGGTACTGTGGCTACGCCGTGGCGATTGCGAAGGGCCTGAATATCATCGATTTGTGACATATCCTCACTGTGCAAGTAGTAAACTTCAGCACCTGTCTCTTGCACTGCCTGACCCAGCTTAGGCGCAAAACGCCGGCAAAATGGGCAGGTCGGACGGCCGATAAAAAGGATAAACTTCTCTTGAGCAGCAATACGATTGCGGGCTTCTGCCGCAGAAATAGGTTCCATAAGCGATACAGCTTGATCAAAACTAGACATAAGATTCCCTCACTTTATTCTTTTGTCCCTATCATAAAACAAAACTAGGAGCCATGCAAATTTTGGCTATGAAAAAAGCCCGCAAGTTTGCAGGCTTATAAAAGAGTTCTAAATCAAGCACCTTGCTCTTCTTTCAAAAGTTTTTGGTCATAACGGCGGATAAATGGCCAATAAACCAAGAAGGCTACAATGGCACAGACGAAAGCTACAGGAATAGCTTTAAGGTCTGTTGTACCAAGAAAGGCACCAATACCAATTGGCGTTGGCCATGGTACTTGGGCAATGACTGCATGTATAAAGTTTAATTTCATTGACAAATAGTATACAGACATGGAAGCAATCGGTGCCAACATGAATGGAATAGCTAGAGCTGGATTATAGATGATTGGCAAACCAAAAATCAGGGGTTCATTGATATTGAAGATACCAGGGACAATAGCTGCTTTACCGATAGCACTAATCTGTGCTGATTTTGCCCGGAAGGCACACCAGATAACTAATCCTAAGGTTGCACCGGAACCACCAGCGATAACGAACATATTTGAAAATTCACCTGCAACAATATAATGTGCTCCTTTAGCATTGGCTGCCATGTTAGCTAAGATAATCGGATTGATGAAGGCAGTAATAATGTTTGCACCGTGGATACCCACAATCCAAAGACATTGCATCAGGAAATAAATAACAACGAGACCTAACCAAGTATCAGTCAGTTTCGTAACAAAGCTAAATGGGATTCCAATTACTTGGAAAATATCTGTACCAAATATAATTAGGATACCGTTAATGACGATAACGGTGAAAGCAACAACAAATCCTGGAATAAGGGCAGTAAAACCACGGGCTACCCCTTCAGGAACGGATTCTGGCATTTTAATAACCCAGTTATTCTTCACACACATGCGATAAAGGAGAACGGTGACAACGGCCATAATGATACCCGTGAAGATACCGCTTGTACCAAAGCGGGTAACACCATTAGCCATAGCCCAACCATCTGCAATAACGGAATCTTTTTTTAAGCTGACGACAGCATTCATCACACCACCCTTAAAGACGATTTGAGGGACTGTCATGATAAAGGCAAAGAGAGCCAAGAGAGCACCATTGAGAGGATTGAGATTCAATTCTTCTTCATCGGCATAAATTTTTGTCAATTCGTAAGCCATAGCTAGGACAAAATAAAGAGACAGAGATCCCATAGTGGCGTAGTTAGCTACCATATAAAGTGGCGTAACTTTATCAAAGGAAGCTGCAAACACATCAGCTACGACTGGCCAGAATGAAAATGCCTGAGGCAAGATACTCAATACCAAGAAGGCTGATCCAACGATGGTGAAAGGCACTGCCGCCATACCCGCTGCCGTGATAGCACGCACTACTTTAAACTGAGCAATATAACTCATAGGGCCCATCAGATATTTATCTAATAAACCGAAGAATCCTTTTTGTTCATCCATAATGAACTCCTTTCAAAAAATTAAATGGATTTCCCAAATGTTTGTTGGAAGCGAAGGTAAAAGCGGTCAGTCTTTCTTTCAATCCGACCAACCTTCCTCAAATTGAGGAGGACAACCGCTAGTCCAAGCCCCTGCAAGATTATGACAAAAATTTTACCTGTCAGGTTATCTGAAAAGATTGGAAAAACGGTTGAAAATTGATTTGGAATAAAAATCAGTGCCAAAGCTAGAAAATTGGTGATTGTCTGAAATTGGAAGGCACGCTTAGTCCAAGTCAGGATAGCTTCTTTTTTACCATATAATCTTAATTGCTCAGCACTCCCCAAAACAATCAAGATGATAGCTAAGAGCGGTACAACGATGACTGGGCTAGAATGATAAACTAGAATCATAGCCCAGTAAAGATTGGAAAAGAAGAAAAGGGCCAAAGAATACCGCAATAAGATATAGCGAGCAAATAAATTATTCTTCCACGCCATTTCCTTCTTTAGCTGTGGGTCAGGTATCCGCTTGTTTTTCTGCTTTTCTGCCATATCTTCTCCTCTAGTCTTTACTTTTTATCAAGCTTTTTATACAACTCAAGCATTTCAAGCGCCACTTCCCGTAGGGTCATGGTTGTCATTAGGTGATCTTGGGCATGGACCATGATAATTTCTACCTTGATTTCAGTCCCGCCTGCATATTCTTGTAAAAGTTCTGTCTGTGATTGATGAGCCTTCAGAAATTCTTCATTAGCTTGGTCGAGCTTTGTTTCCGCCAAATCATAGTCACCCTGTCGCATGGCGTCGAAGGCTTCATGAACGATAGCACGGGCATTCCCCGAATTGAGGATAATTTCAAATGCGGCAACCTGTAGCTCTTCTGTATTCATATCGTTATTTCCTTTCTTCTAATTGTAAAAACAGCTCTTTAAACGCTTCAAAAGTTTGGCAAGCTAGGATTTTAGTCTGTAATTCAGGCCTGTCTACTAAGTCAACGATACTGCTGGCAATAACGGGCAGACCGTCATTTTCATAAATTGACATGGAAGTTAGAAAAATCAACTTAATCATTGGATAATCGTCGTTCCATTTTAAGCCCTGATGGATGATTGCTACGGCTACTCGGTGTTTCGTTCCCACTGCCTTAAGCGGATGGGGAACAGCAATGCTGTCACTGAAGACGACAGAACTCATCAGTTCTCTTTGCTTAATCATCTCCTGCATACGGCTTTCAAAATGTTTTCCTTCACAATCCGCCATACTGTGGATCAGCTGGGCAAGCACCTCATCTTTATCACCCTTGTCAAAAATAAAGAAGGTCTCTTTTGTAAAAAACTCATCAAAAACCTGCCCTAGTGAAAATCTCTCATTATTAGCATAGTGGGCTAGGCGACTTTTGGTGTACAAACTGGCTATTTCTTGCCTGATATGATTAATTTCCTCATCATCTAAAAATACCGATACTGTAAATACGGGGATATTAAAAATCAAGGTTGATAAATCAATAGATGAAATGATAAAATCAATATCTTTTAGCTTTTCATCGCTGATTTCATAATAGCCGATCACATCAACGACACGAACGATATTCCCCAATTCATTTTCAATACGGCTTTTGAGCATTTGGGCACTGCCATAACCCGTCGCACAGATAACGAGGATATTATATTTTTTATGTTCCTTATAGCGCTCTTTAGCTGCCATAAAATGAAGAGCGATATAGGCCAGCTCATCTTTTGACACAGAAAACTGGCTGAAGGTCGGCATGAGTGACAGGGTCTTTTCAGCCAGTTGATACATATCTGGAGATTTTTTCTCAATCTCATCCGTCAGCGGATTATCTAAAATCACCTCATTTTCCAAACGTATCAGCATGGTTGAGAGGTGGGATAACAAGCCTTCAATCAGCTGAAAATCATTCTTGACTGCTGGATTTAAGGTTTCAATGGCTGCCAGCAATTCCTGACGGAGACGATCTTCTTGCTCCTGCACGAGGTGATTAGCAGTGGCTTGTTTTTTAGTCACTAGATGCAAGGTAATATAGTCGACTTCTTCACTAGGAAAATCAATACCTGTCACTGAACTAATTCTGTCAAGGATACGCTGAGCAATCTTGCGTTCATACCAATCGGCTATGTCAACTGCCTCGCTGAGCTTACTAATCTTGAATCCTTCCGTAATCCGCCGAATAGCCAAAGCAATATGAATGACTAAATTTTGAATAACGTAATCGGAGAGTTTTAATTTCCCCTCACGGCACTCATCTAAGACAATAATGGTGAGTTCTTCAAAGCTGATTTTCTGGCTGAAAAGATCA is a window from the Streptococcus criceti HS-6 genome containing:
- the celB gene encoding PTS cellobiose transporter subunit IIC, translated to MDEQKGFFGLLDKYLMGPMSYIAQFKVVRAITAAGMAAVPFTIVGSAFLVLSILPQAFSFWPVVADVFAASFDKVTPLYMVANYATMGSLSLYFVLAMAYELTKIYADEEELNLNPLNGALLALFAFIMTVPQIVFKGGVMNAVVSLKKDSVIADGWAMANGVTRFGTSGIFTGIIMAVVTVLLYRMCVKNNWVIKMPESVPEGVARGFTALIPGFVVAFTVIVINGILIIFGTDIFQVIGIPFSFVTKLTDTWLGLVVIYFLMQCLWIVGIHGANIITAFINPIILANMAANAKGAHYIVAGEFSNMFVIAGGSGATLGLVIWCAFRAKSAQISAIGKAAIVPGIFNINEPLIFGLPIIYNPALAIPFMLAPIASMSVYYLSMKLNFIHAVIAQVPWPTPIGIGAFLGTTDLKAIPVAFVCAIVAFLVYWPFIRRYDQKLLKEEQGA
- a CDS encoding IS30 family transposase, which gives rise to MQNYYTPKSKHLTLTERRIIERWLQEGLSNREIARRLAKAPQTIHNEVKRGQVRQQVRKGKFEVIYSADFAQKAYQNNRKRSVKQVSLTKGLKEKITHYIKQKYSPEMIVKAKGLPVPISTIYYWIHHGHLGLTKADMLYPRKEKTKKKHASPNFKPAGKSIEERPESINKRENVGDFEIDTVIQTRAKNECLLTLTDRKSRYQIIRLIPDKSTSSVNQALKAILRDYQINSITADNGAEFSRLAEVFDPAHIYYAHPYSSWERGTNENHNRLIRRWLPKGSKNATQQQVAFIENWINNYPKKLFNYKSPKEFLQTG
- a CDS encoding PTS cellobiose transporter subunit IIA, with protein sequence MNTEELQVAAFEIILNSGNARAIVHEAFDAMRQGDYDLAETKLDQANEEFLKAHQSQTELLQEYAGGTEIKVEIIMVHAQDHLMTTMTLREVALEMLELYKKLDKK
- a CDS encoding TIGR04197 family type VII secretion effector; its protein translation is MSTIQSHMAAVNSHTSALHSVEGNLSGINEAGTDDQTTVSGNAKAHEAISEAAATVKELSTNLSALSDSFKSIAAGFESADQSATQSLHAQIL
- the gshAB gene encoding bifunctional glutamate--cysteine ligase GshA/glutathione synthetase GshB, giving the protein MTVDQILQNSSTSLPILQGTFGLEHESLRIDRQSNHLSQRSHPDRLGSRNFHPYIQTDYSEPQIELITPISQSTKEARRFLRAITDVAGRSIAKEDYLWPLSMPPQVSEDEIVIAHLEDAFEREYREHLAKVYGKRLQTISGIHYNFGLGTDLLNQLFQQSNYQDLVAFKNDLYLKLAQNFIKYRWFLTYLYGASPIAEKGFFDHDWDSPVRSIRNSSLGYVNHESVKISYSSLKQYVADIEACVADGRLIAEKEFYSPVRLRGSKRSRDFLERGITYLEFRCFDIDPFDQQGIAQETLDTVHLLVLALLWLDGPEAVDKELAAAEKLNEHIAKANPLEPLPNQAPIEDLLQAMRAVIEHFSLPPYYSQLVDQLETQLADPRLTIGGRLAKEIKGASLEEFGRKQGQTFSNLAWQAPYALKGFETMELSTQLIMFDVIQKGIQLEILDESDQFLKLTLGDHTEYVKNGNMTSKDSYIVPLAMENKTVTKKILRQAGFPVPEGAEFHCLEEALDDFARFSHTKGIVIKPKSTNFGLGISIFKDNVSQDDYTKAVKLAFAEDDSILVEDYVAGTEYRFFVLEGETLAVLLRQPANIIGDGHSTIKKLVDKKNSNPLRGTGHRSPLEKIELGEIERLMLEQQGYTLDSIPDKDSRINLRENSNISTGGDSIDMTEQMHPSYLELAAQMAEAMDAWVCGVDLIIPDYREPYSKEAANATCIELNFNPLMYMHTYCAQGPGQIVSTRVIEKLFPEL
- a CDS encoding adenylosuccinate synthase, which translates into the protein MTSVVVVRTQWGDEGKGKITDFLSQDAEVIARYQGGDNAGHTIVIDGKKFKLHLIPSGIFFPEKLAVIGNGVVINPKSLVKELDYLHAEGVSTDNLRISDRAHVILPYHIKLDQLQEAAKGDNKIGTTNKGIGPAYMDKAARVGIRIADLLDKDIFAERLKVNLAEKNRLFEKMYECSPLQFEDIFQEYYDYGQIIKDYVTDTSVILNDALDSGKRVLFEGAQGVMLDIDQGTYPFVTSSNPVAGGVTIGSGVGPSKINKVVGVCKAYTSRVGDGPFPTELNDETGDRIREIGHEYGTTTGRPRRVGWFDSVVMRHSRRVSGITNLSLNSIDVLSGLDTVKICVAYDLDGERIDHYPASLEQLKRCQPIYEELPGWSEDITGCRSLDELPEAARNYVRRVGELVGVRISTFSVGPDRDQTNILDSVWANI
- a CDS encoding BglG family transcription antiterminator encodes the protein MLNKRERQILQILIKNKDHYMTSQELADQLACSDRTVRTYCKSLVDKLSPYPKLELTSKQGHGYKLIISDDDQYSAFLEENHLNLAQLPYKEISDINDRYNYLLNKLLFEQNEIYFDDLADELYVSRSTLSSDFKKIREKFIPYHLGIESKPNKGVYITGSERDKRRFIMDYFISSGFVNTMHTYVDNDLFSQKISFEELTIIVLDECREGKLKLSDYVIQNLVIHIALAIRRITEGFKISKLSEAVDIADWYERKIAQRILDRISSVTGIDFPSEEVDYITLHLVTKKQATANHLVQEQEDRLRQELLAAIETLNPAVKNDFQLIEGLLSHLSTMLIRLENEVILDNPLTDEIEKKSPDMYQLAEKTLSLMPTFSQFSVSKDELAYIALHFMAAKERYKEHKKYNILVICATGYGSAQMLKSRIENELGNIVRVVDVIGYYEISDEKLKDIDFIISSIDLSTLIFNIPVFTVSVFLDDEEINHIRQEIASLYTKSRLAHYANNERFSLGQVFDEFFTKETFFIFDKGDKDEVLAQLIHSMADCEGKHFESRMQEMIKQRELMSSVVFSDSIAVPHPLKAVGTKHRVAVAIIHQGLKWNDDYPMIKLIFLTSMSIYENDGLPVIASSIVDLVDRPELQTKILACQTFEAFKELFLQLEERK
- a CDS encoding thiol reductase thioredoxin, producing the protein MSSFDQAVSLMEPISAAEARNRIAAQEKFILFIGRPTCPFCRRFAPKLGQAVQETGAEVYYLHSEDMSQIDDIQALRNRHGVATVPGLLVSQNGSVKVVCDSSLTPEDIKDFMG